In the Streptomyces formicae genome, one interval contains:
- a CDS encoding SsgA family sporulation/cell division regulator, protein MGESVQAEVMMSFLVSEELSFRIPVELRYETGDPYAVRLTFHLPGDAPVTWAFGRELLVDGVGRPCGDGDVRIEPTDPDLLDDALIRLQVGADQALFRVGIPPLLAFLDRTDKLVPLGQERALADFETHLDEALDRILAEEQNAG, encoded by the coding sequence ATGGGCGAGTCGGTGCAGGCAGAGGTCATGATGAGCTTCCTCGTTTCCGAGGAGCTGTCGTTCCGCATCCCGGTGGAGCTGCGCTACGAGACCGGCGATCCCTATGCCGTGCGGCTGACGTTCCACCTGCCCGGGGATGCCCCGGTGACCTGGGCGTTCGGGCGGGAGTTGCTGGTCGACGGGGTGGGCAGGCCGTGCGGTGACGGGGACGTGCGCATCGAGCCCACCGACCCGGACCTGCTCGACGACGCCCTGATCAGGCTTCAGGTCGGCGCTGATCAGGCGCTGTTCCGGGTGGGGATCCCGCCGCTGCTCGCGTTCCTCGACCGTACGGACAAGCTGGTGCCGCTGGGGCAGGAGCGGGCGCTGGCCGACTTCGAGACGCATCTCGACGAGGCGCTCGACCGGATCCTCGCCGAAGAGCAGAACGCGGGCTGA
- a CDS encoding helix-turn-helix domain-containing protein yields the protein MQRAMRLLEAAASHLHGAPAKQLAREAGLALPTAYHLLRTLTHEGYLRRDKGLFVLGEAAERLGNSGAQQSRRGTIREALDHWRDTIGVPVYFAMYREGEIELVSVADTPGNPAVEEWADFRETGHAHAIGQCLLAQLDDAARQDHLDRYPVQSITRYSVRDDRTFMRRLDAMGRMRPVVERQEYALGTVCAAIPITVGDTAATLAISVPACQADRLLPAAQRLQSELGKLLGTLAFSISI from the coding sequence GTGCAGCGGGCGATGCGGTTGCTGGAAGCCGCAGCCTCACATCTGCACGGCGCGCCCGCCAAGCAGTTGGCCAGAGAGGCGGGGCTCGCCCTGCCCACCGCGTACCACCTGCTGCGCACCCTGACCCACGAGGGCTATCTGCGCCGGGACAAGGGGCTCTTCGTGCTCGGCGAGGCAGCCGAGCGGCTGGGCAACAGCGGGGCGCAGCAGAGCCGTCGCGGCACGATCCGGGAGGCACTCGACCACTGGCGCGACACCATCGGCGTCCCGGTGTACTTCGCCATGTACCGCGAGGGCGAGATCGAGCTCGTGTCCGTCGCCGACACCCCGGGCAACCCCGCGGTCGAGGAGTGGGCGGACTTCCGTGAGACGGGGCACGCCCACGCGATAGGCCAGTGCCTCCTCGCCCAACTCGACGACGCGGCACGGCAGGACCACCTCGACCGCTATCCGGTCCAGTCGATCACGCGCTATTCGGTACGGGACGATCGCACGTTCATGCGCAGGCTCGACGCGATGGGGCGCATGCGGCCCGTCGTGGAGCGTCAGGAGTACGCGCTGGGGACGGTCTGCGCCGCGATTCCGATCACGGTGGGGGACACGGCGGCGACTTTGGCCATTTCCGTCCCCGCCTGTCAGGCGGACCGGCTGCTGCCCGCCGCGCAGCGATTGCAGAGTGAGCTCGGAAAGCTACTAGGGACACTCGCCTTCTCTATCAGCATCTGA
- a CDS encoding DUF5326 family protein, with translation MAAKEIFAGMPWWVKWIAVPVIALVVFGSVIASVVGFVVALLFKALIFVALVGGLIYVVRKFISGSSSSRSDW, from the coding sequence ATGGCGGCGAAGGAGATCTTTGCGGGAATGCCGTGGTGGGTGAAGTGGATCGCGGTGCCGGTCATCGCCCTGGTCGTGTTCGGCAGCGTGATAGCGAGCGTCGTCGGTTTCGTCGTCGCCCTGCTCTTCAAGGCACTGATATTCGTCGCGCTGGTCGGTGGACTCATCTATGTCGTACGGAAGTTCATATCCGGCTCGTCCTCGTCGCGCAGCGACTGGTGA
- a CDS encoding cupin domain-containing protein, whose product MKAFRLDELEAERAANDGAYLQFLRERNMSVGLYALDAGDSDPQQPHGQDEVYMVVSGRASITVGMETTEVARGSVVYVPAGVAHKFHHISEDLRVLVVFSPPEG is encoded by the coding sequence ATGAAGGCATTCCGACTGGACGAGCTGGAGGCGGAGCGTGCCGCCAACGACGGCGCGTATCTGCAGTTCCTGCGGGAGCGGAACATGTCGGTCGGGCTGTACGCGCTCGATGCCGGGGACTCCGATCCGCAGCAGCCGCACGGGCAGGACGAGGTGTACATGGTCGTGAGCGGCCGGGCGTCGATCACGGTGGGGATGGAGACCACGGAGGTGGCGCGCGGCAGCGTCGTCTACGTGCCCGCGGGAGTGGCCCACAAGTTCCACCACATCAGCGAGGACCTGCGGGTGCTCGTCGTCTTCTCCCCGCCCGAGGGCTGA
- a CDS encoding phage holin family protein, with protein MKNFVVKTTANAAALAVAVWLLDKITLTGDSTGKKVGTLIIVALLFGLVNFLVKPVVKVLTFPLFILTLGLITLVINALMLLLTSWLADKFDVPFHVEGFWTAVLGGLVISIVSWAMNVVLPDDKD; from the coding sequence ATGAAGAATTTCGTAGTCAAGACGACCGCCAACGCGGCGGCCCTGGCCGTCGCCGTGTGGCTGCTCGACAAGATCACCCTGACCGGGGACAGCACGGGCAAGAAGGTGGGGACGCTGATCATCGTCGCCCTGCTCTTCGGCCTGGTGAACTTCCTGGTCAAGCCGGTGGTGAAGGTCCTCACGTTCCCGCTGTTCATCCTGACCCTCGGTCTGATCACGCTCGTGATCAACGCCTTGATGCTGCTGCTCACCTCGTGGCTGGCCGACAAGTTCGACGTGCCCTTCCACGTTGAGGGCTTCTGGACCGCCGTCCTTGGCGGCCTGGTCATCTCGATCGTCTCCTGGGCCATGAACGTCGTGCTCCCCGACGACAAGGACTGA